The following DNA comes from Verrucomicrobiia bacterium.
TTCCGGCGGACGCCCGAATTCCGTGCCCACCACCACGAGCGTTTTATCCAGCATCTTGCGCTGTTCCAGATCCATTGCCAGCGTTGCCAGTGCGCGATCCAGTTCCTGGATGAGCATGTATTGCTTGAGCTGCCCCTCGTTGTGCGTATCCCAGCCTGTGCCGTTCACGAAATTCAAATTGTGCGACACCTCGACGAATCGCACTCCTGCCTCCACCAATCGACGTGCCAGCAAACAACGTTGGCCAAACTCACTGCCGTATTGATTCCGCAACTCCGCGCGCTCTTCCTTCAATTGAAACAGCCGCATGAAATCCGGTCCCGCCAGTTTCAAGCTCTGCTCGATCACTTCGTTATATTGACGAGTGGCCGCATCATCTGGCGTGGATTGGCGGACCTCTGCGAGCAGTTGTTCCCGGCGCGCCTGCCGCACATTATCCACGCCCGAGTGCCGTACGAAACCATTCGGTCCCGCCTCCGTATCCGTGAGATACAGGTAACCATGCTTCGGCCCGAGAAATCCCGGATCACGTGACGTGTTCGGGTAGCCGATCACCACATACCCTGGTGTCGCTGGCGAAGTCTGCCCCAGCTCATGCGCCACGATGCTGCCGATGCTCGGATACCGGATCGTCTCGCTGAACGGCCGCGCCGTGTGCACGAAGTGTGTCGCCGTTGCGTGTTCATCCACCGTGGAATGCGTGCATGTGCGCAAGAGCGTGAATCGGTCCATCACCTTCGCCATATGCGAGAGATGCTCCGTCACCTTCACGCCTGGCACTGCGGTATCAATCACATTGTAATCTGTACCCGCTTGTTTCGTCTTCGGATTACCGCGCTTCTTTGGATCGAACGTATCGATCTGCGACATCCCGCCGCCCAGCCACAGGAAGATGCAATGCTCCGCCTTGCCTTTCGGGAAATTCGCCGAGGGTGACGCCATCACGTTCGGCAGCAGATTCATCATCGATGCCGTCGCCGCCGCTTTTCCGCCCAATCCCAAGAATTCGCGACGCGATAAGTTTTTGTTCAATCCAGACATCATGGCTCGTTAAGGAATATAAATCGTTTCCGGCGCATTCAGCAAGGCCCAGAGAAAATCCTCCATGCGCGCGCGCCAATCAGCTTCCAGTCGACTCGTGGGCGCTGGTCCTCTCTTCGCTTCATTTTCTTCTACCTGACGCAACACATTCGCCTCTGGCACGATATGATTTCCCCAGCTTACGTAAGGTTTCGGCGCGTGCGGGATGAGCGCGAAATCCTTCGATAACACGCGCTTCTCATATCCCGGCTTGAGCAAGTTGACGAATTTCGCGCGCTCTGTTTCTTTCGGTAAACGCCCTAGAACGCGCAAGAAAACTTCCTCCACCAGTTTCTCGGCGGACTGCTTCTTCAACGCCAGTTCCGTCATCTCTGAATCTTCTGAAAGCCGCGTGAGCCACAAGCTCGCTGTGCCGTTGGCGAGCAACGCCGGTTGCAGCGGATTCGCTTCATTCTTACGCACCGAGATCGGCTCCTGCCGGTTACCATCCCATCCAAACGCCGTCATCAGCTCAGTGATCACTTGCGCCCGTGGCAGATTCAAACTAGGCCGGTCGCGATCATTCGCCGTGTAAACGAATTGCCACGCGCGTTTCGGTTCGCCGAAGTTCAGCGCCAGACGCGGTGTGCGTCCGCTGTCCACATCGATACATACCAAGCCTGTATCGAAATCTTTTCCGTAAGCTGAGAACAGCGAATCCACCAACTGCTCCGCGCTCAAACGCCGTTTGATCGGCGCAGCGAAAAGACGGTTCGCATCCGCATCAGTGCGAGACTGCCGTTGATACGCCTGTGAATTCACGATGAGCCGAACTATATGTTTCAGATCGTAATCATGGCTCACGAATTCTCGCGCCAGCCACTTCAGCAATTCTGGATGCGATGGCTTCGCGTTCTCCCAATCATGCAGCGGCTCCACGATCCCGCGCCCGAAATAGCGATGCCACACGCGGTTCACCATCACCTCGGCGAAACGCTCGTTCTGAGGCGTGGTGATGAGTGCCGCGAGACGCGTGCGTGAATCCGCATTCGCCTCCACAAACCCGCCCGGCAATTCCTCATCCATCAGATTCTTCAGAGTCCATTCCGGTGCCAGCTTTTCACCCGGTTTTAGCGTCACTTGGATGAGCGGCTTGCGACCCGTCGGCAGTTTATCCAGCGCCACCGTGCTCGTCTTCGGCACCTCCACCGATTGCTTCGCCAGCATCGCGCCAAGGTGGAATAAGTCCGCCTGCGTGCTGCGGTGATACGGCGCATCGTGGCACCTCGCACATTTCATCTCGGTGGCGAGCAGTGCTGAACTGATGATGCCCGCCTTCGCTACCATCGGCGAATCATTAAACGCCGCGAGCGAGAAGCCCGCCGGTCCGCCCTCATACGCGCCACCTTCCATGCGCACCAGTTCCGTGATGAACATGTCCATCGGCTTGTTATCGCGGAACGATTCATAGATCCACCAACGGAACGGCCCCGTGTTGTTCAGTGTCGCGTTCACCAGGTTCGGATTTTCCCCCAGCAAATCCTGCCAGAAACCCAC
Coding sequences within:
- a CDS encoding DUF1501 domain-containing protein, producing MSGLNKNLSRREFLGLGGKAAATASMMNLLPNVMASPSANFPKGKAEHCIFLWLGGGMSQIDTFDPKKRGNPKTKQAGTDYNVIDTAVPGVKVTEHLSHMAKVMDRFTLLRTCTHSTVDEHATATHFVHTARPFSETIRYPSIGSIVAHELGQTSPATPGYVVIGYPNTSRDPGFLGPKHGYLYLTDTEAGPNGFVRHSGVDNVRQARREQLLAEVRQSTPDDAATRQYNEVIEQSLKLAGPDFMRLFQLKEERAELRNQYGSEFGQRCLLARRLVEAGVRFVEVSHNLNFVNGTGWDTHNEGQLKQYMLIQELDRALATLAMDLEQRKMLDKTLVVVGTEFGRPPEFDSGGGRGHQSKCFTLVMAGGGLKHGRAYGESDELSKKVLTNPVTMPDFHATICAALGINPAKELYDASRPVPITDGGKPVAALFA
- a CDS encoding DUF1553 domain-containing protein, which gives rise to MAAEPVRVEVITAGVPGNRAWPTNELTKVEDSYTEPAFAFFHLPWEYTSTGVRAERGGPLLVRATATFKLPAGKYDLLLRARSGARLSVDGKAVVSLPFPAPIADGHDLVRTNFLSLGAFTRQRAPGDYEVLTNFTATGKAQTFAFETLLGGLRGKDLIRVEPGETVIALSRAGANEFHILSPKLDVPLTDAGWVAYRATREAVYDEMESTRRAEARAKHADYWKMRHEAAREYVKANPVAQPPITSLAANNALDQFLNVRIERAQASAKAQMGTVQFHRDVLPILEKNCLSCHSAKPKGGLRLDSLSAALKGGDSEEAGIVIGHPEKSPFIQRLNPKDADEIMPPKGDRLTAAQIEILARWVKEGAVWPEEAPVAKLEVAALTTDGEFIRRVTLDTIGLFPTADEVREFIADKRKDKRARLIERLLADKRWADHWVGFWQDLLGENPNLVNATLNNTGPFRWWIYESFRDNKPMDMFITELVRMEGGAYEGGPAGFSLAAFNDSPMVAKAGIISSALLATEMKCARCHDAPYHRSTQADLFHLGAMLAKQSVEVPKTSTVALDKLPTGRKPLIQVTLKPGEKLAPEWTLKNLMDEELPGGFVEANADSRTRLAALITTPQNERFAEVMVNRVWHRYFGRGIVEPLHDWENAKPSHPELLKWLAREFVSHDYDLKHIVRLIVNSQAYQRQSRTDADANRLFAAPIKRRLSAEQLVDSLFSAYGKDFDTGLVCIDVDSGRTPRLALNFGEPKRAWQFVYTANDRDRPSLNLPRAQVITELMTAFGWDGNRQEPISVRKNEANPLQPALLANGTASLWLTRLSEDSEMTELALKKQSAEKLVEEVFLRVLGRLPKETERAKFVNLLKPGYEKRVLSKDFALIPHAPKPYVSWGNHIVPEANVLRQVEENEAKRGPAPTSRLEADWRARMEDFLWALLNAPETIYIP